The following is a genomic window from Gadus morhua chromosome 23, gadMor3.0, whole genome shotgun sequence.
TGAAGGAGCAGAACAAAGCCCTTATTGATACAGTCAGCCACCATGAGGAAAGGTAAGGGACGGTCCTTAAGCCTGTAGCTCAccttactcttttttttttttttttttccctatcTTTCACCTGGATTACATCAACACCATACACAGGAACAGAGAATATAAGGACTGTGCCAGGACAGtttgtgtaaatgtatgtatatatacatatcctatgtatatttatgtatatatacatatgtatgcgTCGCTGATCAGAGCTTTACCATCCGCTCACGTGGTGTATTACTATTCCAAAAAACTAAACTTTCTCTCAGACGCCGCAGTCAACCGCTGCggagacagagctccacacacaccgcccagacagagctccacacacaccgcccagacagagctccacacacaccgcccagacagagctccacacacaccgcccagacaaagctccacacacaccgcccagacagagctcctcacacaccgcccagacagagctcctcacacaccgcccagacagagctccacacaaccacagacacaccgcccaagcagagctccacacacacaccgtccagaCAGAGCTCAACATGCtgggccacacacacaatgccgcCTCGGCCCTTGGTCACTAAAGAACGCCACCTGTGTGCACAGCAGATTGGAACGTTCAGCGTTCTGTGCTTTTGGGAACAACTGCATTAATATACGATTTTACCCTTAAAGAAGAAATCCGGtgaaaatggatctgggatatgtttcgtttgggagcaaaaaaacattcttaagttggctgtttttagccgattcaaccaaaacgctataaacttgggaTGATGGGGGCatttgttatggtaaaaactagatcattattttaaaccacttgaaattaaaaaataacattttatacACAGAATACCATCAGTGTCAGAGTTTGCGTGTTGTtcacggatgtcacaatctctgtgttcgtcaatctacttgTCGAGTTTTAAAAACAAGAtgcgtcgacgggtgaactactgatggtattctGTGtaaaaaatgtcattttttaataaacaatctgtatcCTTAAAatgttatcaatgcctcgttttatattttaagacccttTTTATACTACCAAGtgtctagccttttaagtggtttaaaataacgaTTTCGTTTTTTGCCATGACATATGCCCCCATAGTTCCAAGGTTAtggcgttttggtagaatcggctaaataCAGCGAACTTACGAATGCGTCTATACGGGCATTTTTGCTCCAAAACTAaaattccaactcgttatcatactaaacgtatcccagatccatttaacaccggatttctccttaaATTGGGGACATATTTCAGTAAAGGTGATAAATTGGCTAGATTACTTTGTTGATGATCATATAAGACAAATGACTGAATTTAAAACTAAAAACTGGTTTGGGGTTATCTTGCTCTTTAAATTCTTCCTTTGTGTTGATTCTACATTAATTCCatcattttacatttaattattcattgcaagctaaaacatcaacaaaagaagtgtgtgggtatatgtgtgtgtatatatatatatttttttctgataAGATGTGTTTTCTATGTCTTCAGGCCCAGGGCAGAAGGGTGTGACCGCTGTGCTAACCTACAACAGAGCTTCACAGCCAAACAGACGGAATTCGAAAACCTTCGTCAAAAGAATCTTTACCTTATCGCCTCCCTCAGTGAGTATTGagacacaattgaaattcacaATAGCCGCGTTTAAATGGCACATCtgatagatttctatgcggaatagatctgttcctaaaatgtgatccgaatgtactgtatacatggcagtaacaaaagtgtctgttatgtctctcgcgcacacctgacacatctctggaccggcggtgacataatggacgtcttatcactatttggcattgtgaatttgattttaatgaaagcacagcaggagagagcttttctctgcctgctccttcaattaagaaggaggaggacagcaaagcgacgtcaatttctcgtcccATCTTTATCTTTACTCccacctccgccgcaaacaagaggaatttggatgcgagtccgcagccaagactggtgggagagagtggtcttacaggaatttagtgaccaggaatccttgAAGGTTCAATTGCGAACTattgcagctgccatctctctaaattaagaagtattttaacgttcagcctgcaaaagtactagtagtagcctgctcatttacagttatcccggacgcgcgcggacactacgatacgcgaacacgtcattaataaacacccatgtcccgtcgcttagcaaccggacacgcttaccggactactaacGGAGTGGTatcaaagacgtgaatcaggcaataaatccactttccttgacagcggtcaagttcggtgtgcatgaaagtacagacggagctcagtggaccaattgcgaactactgcagctgctctaagttaaaccccaatctattcggaataagtgcatacatgaCGATTAAAatggactacaccacctcttctatttggcatagaattctatgccgaacagataattgtattccgaatgaggcgtgtatatatcattttctattccgcatagaaatctatgcggatcagatgtgtccatgtaaacgcggttAGTGTGGTGTAGCTGCACCAGAAATAATGGTCGGTTAAATGCTGTTTTTGGGGGCAGGGCAGAAAAAAGGCAAAATATGAATCAAGGGATACAGCATAcattaatgagtgtgtgtgtgtttgtgcgtgcgcgtacgtgtgcgtgtgatcACACCAATTATACTCATTGGCTTGCAGTGTTGAGCTAGCCCTGTTCTAGTTTCACAGTAAAGAAACCATTATGATGCATATCATATATCTGCATTATAATATACACTTAATGTGGCCAATAAAGAAAATTGATATTTAGCCGCTATAGGATGAGCAGGTGAGTACTGGATTCCAGATGGTACCTGATGATATTTGAATGTATGTTTTTGCGCAGAAAGTGAAAAGAATAGTCTTCGGGATGAAAACCTGAGGCTTATCACAGAGTTGGAGAAACTGAAAGCCTCTATGTAAGTTCCTGATTCAGCACTTTTTCATTTGTCTCTGACAAATTCTGACAAATGCATAATTTTCTAAATAATTACTCAATCATGTTTCAATAGAGAGAAGTAGAGATTGTAGATAGAGATTTGGTCTGTAACCGTTGTGTATTATTTGGTGTCCCTTCCAATCTTTTTCCTGCTTTATAGCATCCCATCGTTTCATATGACATACTAATCTACAACTGGTAGGTTATTAAATCAGGTATCTTACTATCTTTTCCAGTTCGGAGGCCCTGCGGTCCATGTCACCGGACCCAGAAGACGGCATGATCCCAGACTCTCCCATCATGCCCAGCTCACTGCCAATGGCCAACAAGCTGAAGAGAAGAAAGAAGCACTGTGACACCAAAATGCGCTTTCCAGGGACGCCCCTGCCCGAGTCTAACTGCTTGCCGTTAGATGGTCAGTCTCCAGCGCTCTATGGCCCACATCACTGTGCTATATGTAGAACACAAGGAGTCCAccaagtttttttgtttttattcctgTCAGACACAGGACTCGCTCAGGGCCTTCTGAAGGCATCCTCCAGGAACCACAAGAAAGAACTCGTACTCGTACCTGAAACGTGTGAGATGGACGCGTGTCAATCCACACGTAAGCCTTCCTGCAAATCATTCTAATGTTTACGTCGTTGTTGTGAATTAAATTCATTTGAAATAAAGGATTCTGTAAACGGGGCAGAAACAGAGCTCTTCTTCTCTGGTTTCAGGAGACTTTGATCCCAACCTTGAAGACGTGATAACCGAAACCTGCGCACAGGATCTTCCCTCAAGACCGATGGGCTACAGAGTAATGATGCAAATATCCACAATTGCTCTGTTCGTAGACTGATCTATGATGTCATGTCTTGCACAGCCCAAAAAAAACGACTTACCGACTAAATCTTTCAAATATCCATAGTATTTTTGAGATATgaactttattttctttattttctaatTATTTCCATCATCTGAAGCCTGAAGAGGAAGCCGCTATTTCCCAAATCAACTTGATTCCTCCCTCAAAGTGCAAGCTTGGCACAAGGTAATGTCCTGTATCTTACTGTGGGGGTATCTTCTGAGGTTGGCAATCTTTTAAGATCTCCTGAAGATCTGTATGTCTATGACTGAATTAGAAATGTCTATTTTATGCTTGGTATGGAACAAAGCTTGTGATGCCTGTAAACTGTTCTGCCTGCAGGCCACACAGTGTCTCTGCGCCGATGTTGTCCACTTCTGTCTACCTCCCGAAATCCACCTTGGGAGAATCGccatccctcctctccaccagcAACAGGCCTTCTGGGGATCGCCTTGTTTCCAGACCCAAGCGCACGAAAGTGGATTCCTACCatgaggaggcggaggaagacGCCCCATTAACCCCTCCTCAGGCCGCCTCTCCAGGCCGGCCACATATCACGCagccaccccacccacccaccaaggTCCGGTTGGTTTACAGACATATTGGTTTGCATGTTTAACGTAGCTTTTGCCATTGCATTTAAAAATAAGGAAAGGGGTTGAGATTTGGTCACAGAATATTTTACATTGTCAAGGGGGAGAAAATGTGTGGAATAATAGGTTCATATTTTTGCATAAACCAAGTGGTCGATTACAGTGTCCTGAAGTAATGGCTAGTTATTGATGAAACACTTTTGCCGTGTGGCAAATGATACAATTGTAAAACAATAACTAATAGACTACTACCAACTTACTCATGTCTGCTGAAAAACAAAAGTATGTACTTGCTTTGTTTCAGAACCTTAAGTATGTAGATGACATGATATTCTATTACATCATAATTGTTATGAATGCATTACATGCTTTGGTTGTAATACGATAGGTCTTGGTGAGACCTGCAAGAGACCCCTCCATTAGGGCTTTTCAAGAGGCCAGCAAAGATCCAGATCAAGATGTGACCACCGGATTACCTTCCCCAGATCATGGTGAGCTCTAACTGAAGTACCTGGAAATCTACTTGTCTATCAGCAAGCATTTATGTCTGACACACTGGCGTAGCCAGGATTTTTCAACAGGTTGGACTTTTGCGATGTAGGGTGGGCCACTATATGTTATGTTCAATTATTTTGATTTCGATAAAGGCAGTATAGCAATTGTCCTGAAATTTGAACAAAACACATGATTTCATCACAGATCAGACGATTAATGGCAAACAATAATAGGCTACATTGATAAATACATTCTACCGTAATATTCGGACTATAAAccgcgccttttttcccattt
Proteins encoded in this region:
- the rbbp8 gene encoding DNA endonuclease RBBP8 isoform X1, with protein sequence MSSSPGPSRTSPSCSGAAPPCVLFEELWTRLRECHQNEIQGLEAKVGKLKRDRCLDAQRLEEFYSRNQQLKEQNKALIDTVSHHEERPRAEGCDRCANLQQSFTAKQTEFENLRQKNLYLIASLKSEKNSLRDENLRLITELEKLKASISEALRSMSPDPEDGMIPDSPIMPSSLPMANKLKRRKKHCDTKMRFPGTPLPESNCLPLDDTGLAQGLLKASSRNHKKELVLVPETCEMDACQSTRDFDPNLEDVITETCAQDLPSRPMGYRPEEEAAISQINLIPPSKCKLGTRPHSVSAPMLSTSVYLPKSTLGESPSLLSTSNRPSGDRLVSRPKRTKVDSYHEEAEEDAPLTPPQAASPGRPHITQPPHPPTKVLVRPARDPSIRAFQEASKDPDQDVTTGLPSPDHAESKPTVEPLWSMDPALALSMYCTQSVAVAKEEQGTENESANQDETFVSHSLLQRQGHCSQYNNEDSDDDDDEEALPSGRFQKANNSIDKMFDVTAFGEYNSDNSRSFDHSQPGHEEAEEGNGRLQGIDNEDQKERNPTFAHIAVVRKKDERQKLKGSTCKECDIYYAHLPEEERQKKLSACSRHRFLYIPPSTPENFWEVGFPSTQTCIDRGYIKEEINPQARLRRRQPLTALFSPKRKEKDT
- the rbbp8 gene encoding DNA endonuclease RBBP8 isoform X2 — protein: MSSSPGPSRTSPSCSGAAPPCVLFEELWTRLRECHQNEIQGLEAKVGKLKRDRCLDAQRLEEFYSRNQQLKEQNKALIDTVSHHEERPRAEGCDRCANLQQSFTAKQTEFENLRQKNLYLIASLKSEKNSLRDENLRLITELEKLKASISEALRSMSPDPEDGMIPDSPIMPSSLPMANKLKRRKKHCDTKMRFPGTPLPESNCLPLDDTGLAQGLLKASSRNHKKELVLVPETCEMDACQSTRDFDPNLEDVITETCAQDLPSRPMGYRPEEEAAISQINLIPPSKCKLGTRPHSVSAPMLSTSVYLPKSTLGESPSLLSTSNRPSGDRLVSRPKRTKVDSYHEEAEEDAPLTPPQAASPGRPHITQPPHPPTKVLVRPARDPSIRAFQEASKDPDQDVTTGLPSPDHAESKPTVEPLWSMDPALALSMYCTQSVAVAKEEQGTENESANQDETFVSHSLLQRQGHCSQYNNEDSDDDDDEEALPSGRFQKANNSIDKMFDVTAFGEYNSDNSRSFDHSQPGHEEAEEGNGRLQGIDNEDQKERNPTFAHIAVVRKKDERQKLKGSTCKECDIRRRDKRSCLPVHATASCISRRLPRRTSGRLAFRPHRPA